A single window of Eucalyptus grandis isolate ANBG69807.140 chromosome 1, ASM1654582v1, whole genome shotgun sequence DNA harbors:
- the LOC104445574 gene encoding 3,9-dihydroxypterocarpan 6A-monooxygenase codes for MAVDAGDSIFLLFIFLFSTLIFFIFHLSKKKPARSPPSPLALPILGHFHLLSSALPKSLEALARRYGPLMQISIGSSRFLVASDADTAQQILRANDVEFASKFVFAPSHHNIFKEAEFVNAPYGTYWKFMKRLCMTKLFAGPQLDRFYHIREDETMKVLRSLWKCHQLGEPCDLSTKLTALTNNMLCRMAMSKRCSKSDDQAHEIREMVRDTMMCGARLSFAEVHGPLKHVDLFGNGKRLRTALRRFDALIEQIIKEYEDDCGEASEEKDVMDILLETYRDPNAEIRLTRDQIKHFFLDLLIAGVDTTSASMQWAIIELLKHPHKLKKLREEIDTAVGSTRLVNESDVANLPYLQAVVKETLRLHTPGPLLRRKCNSDCEINGYDIKAGTNILINAYAIMHDPGTWKDPDEFIPERFMAGDGDNHHMELKGQDFHFLPFGSGRRACIGVAHAAIVMHTAIGGLIQCFDLKGAEKVDIKLVTGYSGAIANPLVCYPIGRLNPTVLHVK; via the exons ATGGCCGTCGACGCGGGTGACTCCATCTTCTTGCTTTTCATCTTCCTATTCTCcactctcatcttcttcatcttccatttgTCCAAGAAGAAGCCCGCGCGTAGCCCGCCGAGCCCACTGGCCCTCCCCATCCTCGGCCACTTCCACCTTCTCAGCTCCGCCCTGCCAAAGTCCCTCGAGGCCCTAGCCCGCCGCTACGGCCCCCTCATGCAAATCAGCATCGGCTCGTCCCGCTTCCTTGTCGCCTCTGATGCCGACACTGCACAGCAGATCTTGAGGGCCAATGATGTCGAGTTCGCCTCCAAGTTCGTCTTCGCGCCCTCCCACCACAACATCTTCAAGGAGGCCGAGTTCGTGAACGCGCCCTACGGCACGTACTGGAAGTTCATGAAGCGGCTGTGCATGACCAAGCTCTTTGCGGGCCCGCAGCTCGACCGGTTCTACCACATACGTGAGGATGAGACGATGAAGGTCTTGAGGTCCTTATGGAAGTGCCACCAGCTTGGCGAGCCCTGCGACCTGAGCACGAAGCTGACCGCACTGACAAACAATATGCTGTGTCGGATGGCAATGAGCAAGAGATGTTCGAAGAGCGATGATCAAGCGCATGAGATTAGAGAGATGGTGAGGGATACGATGATGTGTGGCGCGAGGCTAAGCTTCGCGGAGGTGCATGGGCCGTTGAAGCACGTTGACCTGTTCGGGAACGGGAAGAGGCTGAGGACAGCGCTGAGGAGGTTCGATGCGCTGATCGAGCAGATAATCAAGGAGTACGAGGATGACTGCGGGGAGGCGAGTGAAGAGAAAGATGTGATGGACATCTTGCTGGAGACGTATAGAGATCCAAATGCTGAGATCAGGTTGACCAGAGATCAGATCAAGCATTTCTTCCTA GATCTTCTGATAGCCGGCGTGGATACCACGTCGGCATCGATGCAGTGGGCCATAATCGAGCTGTTGAAACACCCTCACAAGCTCAAGAAGCTGAGGGAGGAGATTGACACGGCGGTAGGGTCGACCCGGCTTGTCAACGAATCAGACGTTGCGAACCTGCCTTACCTACAGGCCGTCGTGAAGGAAACGCTGAGGCTGCACACTCCGGGGCCCTTGCTCCGCCGCAAATGCAACAGCGACTGCGAGATCAACGGCTACGACATAAAGGCCGGCACCAACATCTTGATAAATGCCTACGCCATCATGCACGACCCGGGCACGTGGAAAGATCCGGATGAGTTCATCCCCGAGAGGTTCATGGCGGGCGACGGAGATAATCACCATATGGAGCTGAAGGGCCAGGATTTTCATTTCCTTCCGTTTGGTAGCGGGAGGAGGGCGTGCATCGGAGTGGCTCATGCCGCGATAGTGATGCACACGGCGATTGGAGGGCTGATTCAGTGCTTTGATTTGAAAGGAGCGGAGAAAGTGGATATCAAACTGGTGACGGGATATTCCGGTGCGATTGCGAACCCGCTCGTGTGTTATCCGATCGGACGGTTGAACCCGACCGTCTTGCATGTGAAGTAG
- the LOC104445584 gene encoding cytochrome P450 93A3, with amino-acid sequence MAFSQDYLIPLALCLLSLLLIRALRAKTRTGGRLPPSPRSLPVIGHMHLLAPIPHQALHKISTSLGPLFLIYIGSNPCVVASSPETAQQILKTHESSFLNRPKMANADYLTYGSSDFTFAPYGPYWKFIKKLCMTRLLGGPTLDHLLPVRSEEIGRFLKAMFEKAAKKQAVDVGMELMKLTNNVISRMALSRRCCDDEDEADEVRTLVKEMCELAGKFNLSEAIWFCKNLDLQGFGKRLKDVRERYDEMMERIIGEHQEARGKGGERVKDLLDILLEIYEDESSEIRLTRENIKAFIMNVFGAGTDTSSTTIEWALSELINHPDVMEKAKQEIDSVVGRSRLVSELDVPNLPYLQAIVKETLRLHPTGPLVARLSTEDTVICGYDVPANTRILINVWALGRDPTHWENPLQFWPERFIHGEGLDEKGRQLDLRGQNFQLLPFGSGRRTCPGASLALHLIHTVLGAMIQCFDWKVDGYVGMEEAPGLSLPRAHPIVCVPVARIDPLPVPVK; translated from the exons ATGGCCTTCTCACAAGACTACCTCATCCCCCTCGCCCTTTGTCTACTCTCCCTACTCTTGATTCGAGCCCTCCGCGCCAAAACTCGAACGGGGGGTCGCCTCCCACCGAGCCCGCGGTCCCTCCCCGTCATAGGCCATATGCACCTCTTGGCTCCGATCCCCCACCAAGCCCTGCACAAGATTTCCACCTCCCTCGGGCCCTTGTTCCTCATCTATATCGGCTCGAACCCTTGCGTGGTCGCCTCCTCGCCAGAAACCGCCCAGCAGATCCTTAAAACCCACGAGTCATCCTTCCTCAACCGCCCCAAGATGGCCAATGCCGACTACCTCACCTACGGCTCCTCCGACTTCACCTTCGCCCCGTACGGCCCCTACTGGAAGTTCATCAAGAAGCTCTGCATGACCCGGCTCCTCGGTGGCCCGACCCTTGACCACCTCCTCCCCGTGAGGAGCGAGGAGATCGGCCGGTTCTTGAAAGCAATGTTCGAGAAAGCCGCGAAGAAACAAGCGGTCGACGTCGGGATGGAGCTCATGAAGCTGACGAACAATGTGATATCGAGGATGGCCTTGAGCCGGAGGTGCTGCGATGATGAGGACGAAGCCGACGAGGTCAGGACGTTGGTGAAGGAGATGTGCGAGCTGGCGGGGAAGTTCAACTTGTCGGAAGCGATTTGGTTTTGTAAGAATTTGGATCTGCAAGGGTTTGGGAAGAGGTTGAAGGATGTGAGAGAGAGGTATGATGAGATGATGGAGAGAATCATAGGAGAGCATCAGGAGGCGAGgggaaagggaggagagagagtgaaagaTCTGCTTGACATTTTGCTGGAAATCTATGAAGATGAGAGCTCGGAGATTAGGTTGACCAGAGAGAACATTAAGGCCTTCATCATG AATGTTTTTGGAGCCGGAACTGATACATCCTCAACGACAATAGAGTGGGCACTGTCGGAGCTCATAAACCACCCGGACGTCATGGAGAAAGCGAAGCAAGAGATCGACTCCGTCGTGGGAAGATCCCGACTCGTGTCCGAGCTGGACGTGCCGAACCTCCCTTACCTTCAAGCCATAGTCAAAGAGACGCTCAGGCTCCACCCAACAGGTCCACTCGTCGCCAGGCTCTCGACGGAAGACACCGTCATCTGTGGCTATGACGTTCCGGCGAACACCCGGATCCTCATCAACGTGTGGGCCCTAGGTCGGGACCCGACCCACTGGGAGAACCCGCTCCAGTTCTGGCCCGAGAGGTTCATTCATGGAGAAGGGCTGGATGAGAAGGGACGCCAGTTGGATTTGAGGGGCCAGAACTTTCAGCTGTTGCCCTTCGGGAGCGGGAGGCGGACTTGCCCCGGCGCTTCGCTGGCGTTGCACTTGATTCATACCGTGCTCGGGGCTATGATCCAATGCTTCGACTGGAAGGTTGACGGGTATGTCGGCATGGAGGAAGCGCCCGGTTTGTCGCTGCCCAGGGCTCATCCCATCGTGTGTGTGCCCGTGGCTAGGATCGATCCATTGCCGGTGCCGGTGAAGTGA
- the LOC104445594 gene encoding cytochrome P450 93A3-like: MADLQGYILLFLVWVGSFTLVRAMLNRYRASSCLPPSPWSIPILGHLHLLAPIPHQALHKLANRFGPLIHIWLGSVPCIVVSSAEMAKEFLKTHEARFSNRPYSAAVDYLTYGSQDFSFAPYGPYWKFMKKLCMSELLGGRTLDLLLPVRREEINRFIASMLKKAEVGEEVDVGAELVKVTNNVISRMTMNTRYSDNDKEAGEVRKVVQEVAELTGKFNLSDFIWFCKNLDLQGFGKRLKKVRDRFDAMTERIIEEHEEARKIRTERGGSETARDLLDILLDISEDESSEMRLTRGNIKAFILDIFAAGTDTSAITTEWALAELINHPEVLEKARQEIHSVVGNARLVQESDLPDLPYLQAIAKETLRLHPTGPIIVRESSEACTVAGYEIPAKTRLFVNVYAIGRDPKHWEDPLEFRPERFLRENKAHMDVRGQHFQLLPFGSGRRGCPGTSLALQVVQTSLACMVQCFEWRVTGKVDMEEGPGLTLPRAHPLVCVPVARLDPFPSF, from the exons ATGGCTGACCTCCAAGGCTACATCCTCCTCTTCCTCGTGTGGGTAGGCTCTTTCACCCTAGTCCGAGCCATGCTAAACCGATACCGAGCCTCCTCTTGTCTCCCTCCAAGCCCCTGGTCCATACCGATCCTaggccacctccacctcctggCTCCAATCCCCCACCAAGCCCTCCACAAGCTCGCCAACCGCTTTGGACCCCTGATCCACATCTGGCTTGGCTCCGTCCCCTGCATCGTCGTCTCCTCCGCTGAGATGGCCAAGGAGTTCCTCAAGACCCATGAGGCCCGCTTCTCCAACAGGCCTTATAGTGCCGCGGTTGACTACCTCACTTACGGGTCACAGGACTTTTCATTCGCACCGTACGGGCCGTACTGGAAGTTCATGAAGAAGCTGTGCATGTCGGAGCTCCTGGGCGGTCGGACGCTGGACCTCCTCCTCCCAGTCCGTCGTGAAGAGATCAACCGATTCATTGCGTCAATGTTAAAGAAGGCCGAGGTAGGGGAAGAAGTGGATGTGGGAGCAGAGCTCGTCAAGGTGACCAACAATGTAATTTCAAGGATGACCATGAACACGCGGTACTCAGACAACGACAAGGAGGCTGGCGAGGTGAGGAAGGTGGTTCAGGAGGTGGCTGAGCTCACTGGGAAGTTCAATCTGTCGGACTTCATCTGGTTCTGCAAGAACTTGGATTTGCAGGGGTTTGGGAAGAGGCTCAAGAAAGTGAGGGACAGGTTTGATGCGATGACAGAGAGGATCATCGAAGAGCATGAAGAGGCCAGGAAGATCAGgacagagagaggggggagTGAAACGGCCAGAGATTTGCTTGACATTTTGCTTGATATATCAGAGGACGAGAGCTCAGAGATGAGGTTGACCAGGGGGAACATCAAGGCGTTCATCCTG gACATATTTGCGGCGGGGACTGACACGTCAGCGATCACCACGGAATGGGCCCTGGCGGAGCTAATCAACCACCCCGAGGTGCTTGAGAAAGCAAGGCAAGAGATTCACAGTGTGGTCGGGAATGCCCGGCTGGTCCAGGAATCGGACTTACCCGATCTCCCCTACTTGCAAGCAATAGCGAAAGAGACGCTGAGGCTCCACCCCACAGGGCCAATCATCGTGCGCGAATCGTCCGAGGCCTGCACCGTTGCAGGCTACGAGATCCCTGCGAAGACCCGGCTCTTCGTTAATGTGTATGCAATCGGGAGGGATCCTAAACACTGGGAGGACCCCCTCGAGTTCAGGCCGGAGAGGTTCCTGAGAGAAAACAAGGCACATATGGACGTGAGGGGTCAGCATTTTCAACTGTTGCCCTTTGGGAGTGGGCGGAGAGGGTGTCCTGGAACCTCGCTGGCGCTTCAGGTGGTGCAGACGAGTTTGGCTTGTATGGTTCAGTGTTTCGAGTGGCGAGTGACCGGCAAGGTGGACATGGAGGAGGGGCCCGGGCTTACTCTTCCTAGGGCTCATCCCCTGGTTTGTGTCCCCGTGGCTAGGCTCGATCCGTTCCCTTCGTTCTGA
- the LOC104414682 gene encoding LOW QUALITY PROTEIN: filament-like plant protein (The sequence of the model RefSeq protein was modified relative to this genomic sequence to represent the inferred CDS: substituted 1 base at 1 genomic stop codon) — translation MVGWEKAENEVLVLKKQLEAATQRNSTLEDXISHLDGALKECVRQLRQVREEQEQKIQEAVVKKTREWESTKAELETKLSNVHAQLQAAKSEASSVICYDISPKLDAAEKRMWPSKPNHGHLLSITELDHFKKEKSFGKNLMVSSGELDLMDDFLEMERWDSLTDQNRSDEVTLKSELEAMINRTAELEEELEKKEEEKEKLEMALSQCQKQLETSWSQLNEVEMRMTELNNMLSAAQKSKQAAEEETRITHERMEVTESRLMDVEEEMKNLLRNVKLLQEEVERERALSAENEAKCQELEDENLNMKRDADCCSMRSSFGEQELVVAASRFAECQKTISSLTQQLKSLAAVDDFFTDSDPVCNHMDEGLLSPENELHHLTAHQSSFLLNKDEIILV, via the exons ATGGTAGGATGGGAGAAGGCTGAAAATGAAGTCTTGGTGCTAAAGAAACAACTGGAGGCTGCAACACAAAGGAACTCGACACTAGAAGATTGAATCAGTCATCTTGATGGAGCACTTAAGGAATGTGTGAGGCAGCTCAGACAGGTGAGGGAAGAGCAAGAGCAGAAGATCCAAGAAGCTGTGGTCAAGAAAACTCGTGAGTGGGAATCAACAAAGGCCGAGCTTGAGACTAAGCTTTCCAATGTCCATGCCCAGCTTCAAGCAGCCAAGAGTGAAGCTTCTTCGGTTATATGTTACGATATCAGCCCTAAGCTTGATGCTGCTGAAAAAAGAATGTGGCCCTCAAAGCCAAA TCATGGGCATCTGCTCTCAATAACCGAACTCGACCAttttaagaaagagaaatcctTCGGAAAGAATCTCATGGTCTCTTCAGGAGAACTTGATTTAATGGATGATTTTCTGGAGATGGAAAG ATGGGACTCGCTCACGGATCAAAACAGATCTGATGAAGTCACTCTCAAATCTGAGCTTGAAGCCATGATCAATAGAACGGCAGAGCTGGAGGAGGAattagagaagaaggaagaagaaaaggagaagctaGAGATGGCTCTAAGTCAATGTCAAAAGCAACTTGAAACTTCATGGAGTCAGCTCAATGAGGTTGAGATGAGAATGACAGAACTCAACAACATGTTGTCTGCAGCACAAAAATCGAAGCAAGCTGCAGAGGAGGAAACAAGGATTACCCATGAGAGGATGGAAGTAACAGAGTCAAGACTGATGGATGTTGAAGAGGAGATGAAAAACTTGCTCCGTAATGTGAAATTACTACAAGAAGAGGTTGAAAGAGAGCGTGCTTTGTCTGCTGAAAATGAGGCAAAATGTCAAGAGCTGGAGGATGAAAATCTAAATATGAAAAGGGATGCCGACTGCTGCAGCATGAGATCGAGCTTCGGC GAGCAAGAGCTAGTAGTCGCTGCTAGCCGGTTTGCAGAGTGCCAGAAGACTATTTCATCTCTCACTCAGCAATTAAAATCTCTAGCTGCAGTAGACGACTTCTTCACCGATTCCGATCCAGTGTGCAATCACATGGATGAAGGATTACTAAGCCCCGAAAACGAGCTGCACCATTTAACAGCCCACCAGTCCTCATTTCTGCTGAACAAAGATGAAATAATCTTGGTTTAA
- the LOC104445605 gene encoding polygalacturonase inhibitor-like has product MSPARLLLLLLLLLLALSLLHPASATDCHPEDKEVLLRIKSALHNPYHLASWDPDTDCCSWYCLKCDEVTHRVISIFFLQADLTGQIPSAIGDLPYLQYLNLHKVSNFSGPIPKSLTKLKYLKFLRINWVNLTGPIPSFLGQLKNLTYLDLSFNKLTGGIPDSFSTIPALGYVNLDRNQLTGKIPASLANLKGNDLYLILSHNSLSGELPATFAGVDFVKLDLSRNKLQGDASLVFGRNKSTYYIDISRNQFKFDLSKAKFNKSLTYLYMNHNKIYGSIPKAMESVHFLNVSYNRLCGEIPVGGRLQSFDDTVYFHNRCLCGAPLDSCK; this is encoded by the coding sequence ATGTCTCCCgcccgcctcctcctcctcctcctcctcctcctcctcgctctcTCCCTTCTCCACCCCGCCTCCGCCACGGACTGCCACCCAGAGGACAAGGAAGTCCTCCTCCGCATAAAGTCCGCCCTCCACAACCCCTACCACCTCGCCTCCTGGGACCCGGACACCGACTGCTGCTCCTGGTACTGCCTCAAGTGCGACGAGGTGACCCACCGCgtcatctccatcttctttctcCAAGCCGACCTCACCGGCCAAATCCCTTCCGCCATTGGCGACCTCCCCTACCTCCAATACCTCAACCTCCATAAGGTCTCGAACTTCTCCGGCCCGATCCCAAAGTCCTTGACCAAGCTCAAATACTTGAAATTCTTGAGAATCAACTGGGTCAATCTCACCGGCCCAATCCCCTCCTTCCTCGGCCAGCTCAAGAACCTAACCTACCTCGATCTCTCCTTCAACAAGCTTACCGGCGGCATCCCTGACTCCTTCTCCACCATCCCCGCCCTCGGCTACGTCAACCTCGACCGCAACCAGCTCACTGGGAAGATTCCAGCTTCCCTTGCCAACCTCAAGGGGAACGACCTCTACCTCATCCTCTCCCACAACAGCCTCTCCGGCGAGCTCCCGGCGACCTTCGCCGGCGTCGACTTCGTGAAGCTTGACCTTTCTCGGAACAAGCTTCAGGGGGACGCGTCGCTGGTGTTCGGGAGGAACAAGAGCACGTACTACATTGACATCTCAAGGAACCAGTTCAAGTTTGACCTGTCAAAGGCGAAGTTTAACAAGAGCCTGACGTACCTCTATATGAACCATAATAAAATTTACGGGTCCATTCCGAAGGCCATGGAAAGTGTTCATTTCCTGAATGTTAGCTACAACCGGCTGTGCGGGGAGATTCCAGTGGGCGGGCGGCTGCAAAGCTTTGATGACACAGTGTACTTCCATAACCGGTGCTTGTGCGGTGCTCCTCTCGATAGCTGCAAGTGA
- the LOC120294840 gene encoding U-box domain-containing protein 25-like, whose translation MVGVQIPHHFRCPISLELMRDPVTVSTGQTYDRSSIEPWIAARNTTCPVTRAPLLDSALIPNHTLRRLIQSWCVANRRSGVKRIPTPKQPADPSRVRALLSQAASTSSATAAPRLSSSFRNRLAPSAAAGLVIFLKQDDSQGSGGHCGQPWTILARPQTRSFG comes from the coding sequence ATGGTGGGCGTCCAGATCCCGCACCACTTCCGGTGCCCCATCTCGCTGGAGCTGATGCGGGACCCGGTGACGGTGTCGACGGGGCAGACCTACGACCGGTCCAGCATCGAGCCCTGGATCGCCGCCCGCAACACTACCTGCCCCGTCACCCGCGCCCCGCTCCTCGACTCCGCCCTCATCCCCAACCACACCCTCCGCCGCCTCATCCAGTCCTGGTGCGTCGCCAACCGCCGCTCCGGCGTGAAGCGCATCCCCACCCCGAAGCAGCCCGCCGACCCCTCCCGCGTCCGCGCCCTCCTCTCCCAGGCCGCCTCCACGtcgtccgccaccgccgccccccggctctcctcctccttccgtaATAGACTCGCTCCAAGCGCCGCCGCCGGACTCGTCATCTTCCTCAAGCAAGACGATAGTCAAGGCAGTGGCGGCCACTGTGGCCAGCCATGGACAATACTTGCTCGACCTCAAACTCGGAGCTTTGGTTAG
- the LOC104445646 gene encoding polygalacturonase inhibitor-like, translating to MRRAGEGRAPGAPNIFSLPDEPRLPPINYNSPRLLLSFFLLRPASAILCHPEDKEVLLRIKSSLNNPYLLASWDPDADCCYWYCLKCHYKTHRVISLFFLAYDLPGQIPSAIGDLTYLQSLTLHKLSNFTGPIPESFTKLKYLNFLSLSWLNLTGPIPSFLGQLKNLTCLNLSFNKLTGSIPDSLSTIPGLGYVGLDRNQLTGKIPASLANLKGNDLYLILSHNSLSGELPATFAGVDFGKLDLSRNRLQGDASLVLGRNKSTYHIDISRNQFEFDLSKVDFNESLTTLDMNHNKIYGSIPKAMAGLEFQLLNVSYNRLCGEIPVGGRLQSFDYTVYFHNRCLCGAPLDSCK from the exons ATGCGAAGGGCGGGAGAAGGACGCG CGCCCggcgcacctaatattttctcgctCCCGGACGAACCACGACTTCCTCCTATAAATTACAACTCTCCAcgcctcctcctctccttcttcctcctccgcccCGCCTCCGCCATCCTGTGCCACCCCGAGGACAAGGAGGTCCTCCTCCGCATAAAGTCCTCCCTCAACAACCCCTACCTCCTCGCCTCCTGGGACCCGGACGCCGACTGCTGCTACTGGTACTGCCTCAAGTGCCACTACAAGACCCACCGCGTCATatccctcttcttcctcgcctACGACCTTCCCGGCCAAATTCCCTCCGCCATCGGCGACCTCACTTACCTCCAATCCCTCACCCTCCACAAGCTCTCCAACTTCACCGGCCCGATCCCAGAGTCCTTCACCAAGCTCAAGTACCTTAATTTCTTGAGCCTCAGCTGGCTCAATCTCACCGGCCCAATCCCCTCCTTCCTCGGCCAGCTCAAGAACCTCACCTGCCTCAACCTCTCCTTCAACAAGCTTACCGGCAGCATCCCCGACTCTCTCTCCACCATCCCCGGCCTCGGCTACGTCGGCCTCGACCGTAACCAGCTCACCGGGAAGATACCGGCTTCCCTTGCCAACCTCAAGGGTAACGACCTCTACCTCATCCTCTCCCACAACAGCCTCTCCGGCGAGCTCCCGGCGACCTTCGCCGGCGTCGACTTCGGGAAGCTCGACCTTTCCCGGAACAGGCTTCAAGGGGACGCATCGCTGGTGCTCGGAAGGAACAAGAGCACGTACCACATCGACATCTCGAGGAACCAGTTCGAGTTCGACCTGTCGAAGGTGGATTTTAATGAGAGCTTGACGACCCTGGACATGAACCATAATAAGATATACGGGTCGATTCCTAAGGCTATGGCGGGTCTGGAGTTCCAGCTCCTGAACGTGAGCTACAACCGGCTGTGCGGGGAGATTCCGGTGGGCGGGCGGTTGCAGAGCTTCGATTACACGGTGTACTTCCACAACCGGTGCTTGTGCGGTGCTCCTCTTGATAGCTGCAAGTGA